In Callospermophilus lateralis isolate mCalLat2 chromosome 19, mCalLat2.hap1, whole genome shotgun sequence, the following are encoded in one genomic region:
- the Trim56 gene encoding E3 ubiquitin-protein ligase TRIM56, with translation MFSQGSSPSLLEALSSDFLACKICLEQLHTPKTLPCLHTYCQDCLAQLADGGHVRCPECRETVPVPPAGVAAFKTNFFVNGLLDLVKARACGDLRAGKPACALCPLVGGTSAGGPATARCLDCADDLCQACADGHRCTRQTHSHRVVDLVGYRAGWYDEEARERQAAQCPQHPGEALRFLCQPCSQLLCRECRLDPHLDHPCLPLAEAVRARRPGLEELLAGVDSSLVELEATRVAEKEALTRLREQAARVGTQVEEAAEGVLRALLAQKQEVLGQLRAHVEAAEEAARERLAKLEGREQVARAAAAFARRVLSLGREAEILSLEGAIAQRLRQLQSSPWTPGPVPCLLPQLELYPGLLDKNCHLLQLSFEEEQPPQEDGRGAAGPQGEEETQSQREHGAKADRQGGGQPQSKDGAPTPKEDKAKTPQEDGAQAPKGDSTQTGQEEGGVQVERGCRSNKKRKFKGRGKSMSREPSPALGPNLEGSGLLPRPIFFCSFPTRMPGDRRSPRITGLCPFGPREILVADEQNRALKRFSLNGDYKGTVPVPEGCSPCSVAALQSTVAFSAGARLYLISPDGEVQWRRALSLTQASHAVAALPSGDRVAVSVAGHVEVYNMEGSLATRFIPGGKASRGQRALVFLTTSPQGNFVGSDWQQNSVVVCDGLGQVIGEYKGPGLHGCQPGSLSVDKKGYIFLTLREVNKVVILDPKGSLLGDFLTAYHGLEKPRVTTMVDGRYLVVSLSNGTIHVFRVRSPDN, from the coding sequence ATGTTTTCCCAGGGCTCCTCGCCCTCCCTGCTGGAGGCCCTGAGCAGCGACTTCCTGGCCTGCAAAATCTGCCTGGAGCAGCTGCACACACCCAAGACGCTGCCCTGCCTGCACACCTACTGCCAGGACTGTCTGGCCCAGCTGGCCGACGGCGGCCACGTCCGCTGCCCCGAGTGTCGCGAGACAGTGCCCGTGCCACCCGCCGGGGTGGCTGCCTTCAAGACCAACTTCTTCGTCAATGGGCTCCTGGACCTGGTGAAGGCCCGGGCCTGCGGAGACCTGCGTGCAGGGAAGCCGGCCTGTGCCCTGTGTCCCCTGGTAGGGGGCACCAGTGCTGGGGGACCGGCCACAGCCCGGTGCCTGGACTGTGCCGACGACTTGTGTCAGGCCTGTGCCGACGGGCACCGCTGCACCCGCCAGACCCACAGCCATCGCGTGGTGGACCTGGTGGGCTACAGGGCCGGGTGGTACGACGAGGAGGCCCGGGAGCGCCAAGCAGCCCAGTGTCCCCAGCACCCAGGGGAGGCCCTGCGCTTCCTGTGCCAGCCCTGCTCCCAGCTGCTGTGCCGAGAGTGCCGCCTGGACCCCCACCTGGACCACCCCTGCCTGCCCCTGGCTGAGGCAGTGCGGGCCCGGAGGCCGGGCCTCGAGGAGCTTCTGGCCGGCGTGGACAGCAGCCTGGTTGAGCTGGAAGCCACTCGGGTGGCCGAAAAGGAAGCGCTGACCCGGCTGCGGGAGCAGGCTGCCAGGGTGGGGACTCAGGTGGAGGAGGCAGCCGAGGGCGTCCTCAGGGCCCTCCTGGCCCAGAAGCAGGAGGTGCTGGGGCAGCTTCGGGCCCACGTGGAGGCTGCCGAAGAGGCTGCCCGGGAGAGGCTGGCCAAGCTAGAAGGCCGGGAGCAGGTGGCCAGGGCGGCAGCTGCTTTTGCTCGGCGGGTGCTCAGCCTGGGTCGGGAGGCTGAGATCCTTTCCCTGGAGGGGGCCATTGCCCAGAGGCTCCGACAGCTGCAGAGCAGCCCCTGGACCCCGGGGCCAGTgccctgcctgctgccccagctggAACTCTACCCTGGGCTGCTGGACAAAAACTGCCACCTGCTCCAGCTCTCTTTTGAGGAGGAGCAGCCCCCGCAGGAGGATGGGAGAGGTGCAGCAGGACCCCAGGGGGAGGAAGAAACCCAGAGCCAGAGGGAGCATGGAGCCAAGGCCGATCGGCAGGGTGGAGGCCAGCCCCAGAGTAAGGATGGAGCTCCGACCCCCAAAGAGGACAAAGCCAAGACACCCCAAGAAGATGGAGCCCAAGCCCCCAAAGGAGACAGTACCCAGACAGGCCAAGAAGAAGGAGGAGTCCAGGTCGAGAGGGGCTGCAGGTCCAACAAGAAGAGGAAGTTCAAAGGCAGGGGCAAGTCCATGTCCCGGGAGCCCAGCCCCGCCCTGGGGCCAAACCTGGAAGGCTCCGGCCTCCTCCCCAGACCCATCTTTTTCTGCAGCTTCCCCACGCGCATGCCTGGGGACAGGCGGTCTCCCCGCATCACTGGGCTCTGTCCCTTTGGTCCCCGGGAAATCCTGGTGGCAGATGAGCAGAACAGGGCTCTGAAACGCTTCTCGCTCAACGGCGACTATAAGGGTACCGTGCCGGTCCCCGAGGGCTGCTCCCCGTGCAGTGTGGCCGCTCTGCAGAGCACAGTGGCCTTCTCGGCTGGCGCAAGGCTCTATCTCATCAGCCCTGATGGTGAGGTGCAGTGGCGCCGGGCCCTGAGCCTCACTCAGGCCAGCCATGCCGTGGCCGCGCTGCCCAGTGGGGACCGGGTGGCTGTGAGTGTGGCAGGCCACGTGGAGGTGTATAACATGGAAGGCAGCCTGGCCACCCGGTTCATCCCCGGGGGCAAGGCCAGCCGGGGCCAGCGGGCACTGGTGTTCCTGACCACCAGCCCTCAGGGCAATTTTGTGGGGTCGGATTGGCAGCAGAACAGCGTGGTGGTCTGCGATGGGCTGGGCCAGGTGATTGGGGAATACAAGGGGCCGGGCTTGCATGGCTGCCAGCCGGGCTCCCTGTCTGTGGATAAGAAGGGCTACATCTTTCTGACCCTTCGAGAAGTCAACAAGGTGGTGATCCTGGATCCTAAGGGGTCACTTCTTGGTGACTTCCTGACAGCCTACCACGGTCTGGAAAAGCCCCGGGTGACCACCATGGTGGATGGCAGGTACCTGGTGGTGTCCCTCAGTAATGGGACCATCCATGTCTTTCGGGTTCGTTCTCCTGACAATTAA